In Acidobacteriota bacterium, the DNA window TCGGCTCGTGCGTTGCCGTTGCGAGCAGAAGATAGGGTGCTCCCCAGGGAACCCAGCCGGTGTCGGGGATAGCGGAAAGGTCTCCTTGGAGGAGGGATTCCACGGCGGTGAGCGGCGGAGACGGTGCCAACGTCGAAACGGTGGGAGATTCGTCCGCCAGGACGGCGCGAATCGCCTCGACGAGGTTGCGGTCGGACTGCCGGCTTCTGCCGTCGAGAACGACCACCGCGACCCTCCCTGGAATGGGCAGCTCGTGGGGGAGGGATGCAGCCGCTTTCTGGGCTTCGGCGCGATCGACCGATGGTTTCTCCTCGGGCGGATCATCCGGTGGCGACTCGACCACAGTCTCTTCAGGTTCTTTGTGCTGTGAAAGGGTTGAAAGTTCTTCGTGCTGCGAAGGGGCTGCGGTCTCTTGGTTGTCCGCCGATGGCTGATCCGGTTCGCCGATTCTCGATACCGACGAAGCCATCCAGAGAGTCAAGCCGAAGGCGGTTGCCCCGAGAAGCGCGAGGCTGGCGGCCCTCGCTCGCGAGCTCGTTCGTTTCCTTGCGAGCGAAGGTCGTGGCTCGGCCGCCGGAGGCCGCTGCTGCCTGGGGGGATGGGTCGCCCGATTTCCGTGGGATGCGAAGGGACCGGCGCCGAATTCAACACGCGCCGTGGGCGCCCCGTAGAGGCAGTAGGCGAGCCAGGCGGTACTGCCGGGATGTTCTTCACGCAGAACTGTGCGAGCCCGAAGCACCGCCTCCCCGAGTGGTGTGCGGGCGGCAAGCTGCCCATAGACCAGCTCGGCGAAGCGTTTCGCCTGGGAATCTCGAACGGCCCATATGGGAGCCAGATAGGCGGTGCCGTGACATTGACGAATCCAGGTTTCCGCCCAGCCGCCCATTCCACTGAGCCCTTCTCCGAGGCGACCGGATTGGCAGGTATTGAAGAAGACGAAGGGTCGATTCCGCGCCAGGTTCGTGGCGATCGCGCCGGAAATGTGTCGCGCCCGGAACCTTTGAAAGCTCACGTCGATGCTGGCCTCGCTGGGTCGCTGGGCATCGTGTTTGCCATGACCGGCAAGGTGGAGGAGATCGAAGTCCGCCTCGCGCAGGTGTTCGCGAAGCTGATAGAGGTCGATATCCGACAGTGCATCACCCGCGAGATCCGGCAAGGTGTCTCGCAGGTGGGTCAAAATGTCGCCCTCGGTGGTGCCGGCTTTGAGGGCTGGAGCACGTGGATCGCCCGGCAGGCTGAGACTCAGAAAACGCTGGATGGACTTCTGGTATGAGAGCGGTGCCTCGCCGGTCAGCCAGCGGCTCATCGAGAGCTGCATGCACAGGAAGTCGTCGTTCTCTTCCTCCGCTGGGTGGAGCATTTCCCACGGAATCCACGGCTCATCGGAGACGACCAGGAGGGACTGGATGCGGGGACGAACGGCACGGAACAGACTCCTCAGCTCGGCGGGCCAGAGCTGGCGGTAGAGCCAATGGCCGATGCTGATCAGCTCTTCCTCGATTTCCTGGTGGTGGAGTTCGTGGCCCTCGATGTCCAGACCCTTGTCGAGCAGCTCAAGCTGCTCCATGATCTGCCGCTGGAAGCGGTCCGCTTGCTTGACAGGTCTCCCTTCCAGCTCTCGTGCATGGAAACCAGCGACGCCGGTCGGCGATTGCAGGGTGTAGTGCAGGCGGTCACCATCTCGCCCCCACGGAGTGGTGACGCGGATTTCCAGGTCGGCGGGCTGGGGTGGGATCGGTTCGCGCGCTGCGCCAGACAAGATCGCGACTCCCTCTCAAAAATCAAAGACCGCGGGCGCCACGGCCCCGTGAGGGTGCGCCGGCGATCTCCAATGAAACCTTACAAAGAGACGCGCGGATGGTAGCACGATCTCAAGATCGCAAATGCTTTCTTGCAGATCATTCCTGCATTCTAGAGAGATAGATCGTTCAGGTGTAGGCGTTTTGGTTCGTTGGCACGATGTCCGGGTGACATGATCGCCGCTGCACGGCTCTTGTCGCTGGTTCTGCGGTACCGAGCGCCGAAGGCGCTTCGCCCTGCGGGGTACGAGAAGGAAGTTCGAAGATTTCTCGAAGGACTCCCCACCCATTTGCCTCTAAGACTTCTCTCCCAGATATCCGAAGGGTTGACTCTGGCTCGTCCGAGTGGTGGATCGAAAGGCGGCCCATCGGATAGCTGGTTGGGAAATTGGAGGTGAACGTGAAAGATCCCGAGACGCTCTCGGAGATCACATCCGTTGAGTGCGATGCCCTCGGGCGTAGCAAAAGAGAAAGGACAGCACATGCACCGAATGCGAAAGATGAACCGGC includes these proteins:
- a CDS encoding CHAT domain-containing protein → MSGAAREPIPPQPADLEIRVTTPWGRDGDRLHYTLQSPTGVAGFHARELEGRPVKQADRFQRQIMEQLELLDKGLDIEGHELHHQEIEEELISIGHWLYRQLWPAELRSLFRAVRPRIQSLLVVSDEPWIPWEMLHPAEEENDDFLCMQLSMSRWLTGEAPLSYQKSIQRFLSLSLPGDPRAPALKAGTTEGDILTHLRDTLPDLAGDALSDIDLYQLREHLREADFDLLHLAGHGKHDAQRPSEASIDVSFQRFRARHISGAIATNLARNRPFVFFNTCQSGRLGEGLSGMGGWAETWIRQCHGTAYLAPIWAVRDSQAKRFAELVYGQLAARTPLGEAVLRARTVLREEHPGSTAWLAYCLYGAPTARVEFGAGPFASHGNRATHPPRQQRPPAAEPRPSLARKRTSSRARAASLALLGATAFGLTLWMASSVSRIGEPDQPSADNQETAAPSQHEELSTLSQHKEPEETVVESPPDDPPEEKPSVDRAEAQKAAASLPHELPIPGRVAVVVLDGRSRQSDRNLVEAIRAVLADESPTVSTLAPSPPLTAVESLLQGDLSAIPDTGWVPWGAPYLLLATATHEPIPQASAHIKAVSLHLDVQMISTLDRTIAVRASSSHTGMGISTSAALQQAASRCLRKVTDLLD